The candidate division KSB1 bacterium genome has a window encoding:
- the sfsA gene encoding DNA/RNA nuclease SfsA produces MVLPPLVPGILVRRFQRFLADVELHDGERVVAFCPNTGSLRTCSDPGSPVMLSRSQNRRRKTNWTWELVQANGVWVGINTLLPNRLLAAAIRSGRLAEFQGWELVRTEARIGQRSRVDLLLQKGNRYCYLEIKNVTMVEEGTAYFPDAVTSRGTRHLRELQSAVRDGHRAVICFLIQREDGLRLRPADAIDPVYGRTLREAVGVGVEAQAYRTRVNPSRVELLESVPVVL; encoded by the coding sequence ATAGTCTTACCTCCCCTTGTTCCGGGGATTCTGGTGCGACGTTTCCAGCGCTTCTTGGCTGACGTGGAGCTGCACGATGGGGAGCGGGTGGTGGCCTTTTGCCCAAACACCGGCTCCCTGCGGACGTGCAGCGACCCCGGAAGTCCGGTCATGCTTTCGCGAAGCCAGAATCGGCGTCGCAAGACCAACTGGACGTGGGAACTCGTGCAGGCCAACGGCGTCTGGGTTGGCATTAACACTCTCCTTCCCAATCGCCTCCTGGCCGCCGCCATCCGGTCCGGGAGACTGGCCGAATTCCAGGGCTGGGAACTCGTACGGACCGAAGCCCGGATCGGGCAGCGGTCAAGGGTCGACCTGCTTCTGCAGAAAGGAAACCGCTACTGCTACCTGGAGATTAAGAACGTAACGATGGTCGAGGAGGGAACCGCCTATTTCCCCGACGCCGTCACCAGCCGGGGGACGCGCCACCTGCGGGAGCTGCAAAGCGCCGTCAGGGACGGACACCGGGCCGTGATTTGCTTTCTGATCCAGCGCGAGGACGGGCTGCGCCTCCGCCCGGCCGACGCCATAGATCCCGTTTACGGTCGGACCCTCCGGGAAGCAGTGGGGGTCGGAGTAGAGGCGCAAGCCTACCGCACCCGGGTGAATCCCTCGCGGGTGGAACTGCTGGAGAGCGTCCCCGTAGTCCTTTAG
- a CDS encoding nitroreductase family protein, giving the protein MPAEDTESTDGPGLQELDPGFPETPFLRLVRSRRSVRRFLDQPVERSKLVACVEAARLAPSAENVQPWRFLIIDDPAVKSRLVEEAFSGIYRPTRWAAKAPVLVAILAKLDLLANRLGAQVQGTHYYLIDIGIAGEHFVLQAHELGLGTCWIGWFNEKKARQALGIPRGYRLVCFLAVGYPADPLPKPRPKRSLEEVLFFNRLSK; this is encoded by the coding sequence ATGCCCGCGGAAGACACCGAGAGCACCGATGGACCGGGCCTCCAAGAGCTGGACCCCGGCTTTCCCGAAACGCCGTTTCTTCGGCTGGTGCGCTCTCGGAGGAGCGTCCGTCGGTTCTTGGACCAGCCAGTGGAGAGGAGTAAGCTCGTTGCCTGCGTCGAGGCAGCACGCCTTGCCCCCTCGGCAGAAAACGTGCAGCCCTGGCGCTTCCTGATCATTGATGACCCCGCCGTCAAGAGCCGCCTGGTGGAAGAGGCGTTCAGCGGCATCTACCGCCCTACCCGGTGGGCCGCGAAGGCGCCGGTGCTCGTGGCCATCCTGGCCAAGCTCGATCTCTTGGCCAACCGACTGGGCGCCCAGGTTCAGGGCACCCACTACTACCTCATTGACATCGGAATTGCAGGGGAACACTTCGTGCTCCAGGCCCACGAGCTCGGCCTGGGAACCTGCTGGATCGGCTGGTTTAACGAGAAAAAGGCGCGCCAGGCTCTGGGAATCCCTCGCGGCTACCGCCTGGTCTGTTTCCTGGCGGTGGGCTATCCGGCCGATCCGCTCCCGAAGCCGAGGCCTAAGAGATCACTTGAGGAGGTCCTATTCTTCAACCGGCTGTCGAAATAG
- the nth gene encoding endonuclease III has translation MPARRREEPRFSEEEKKRALEILARLEDKYPDARVELEYASPFELLVATILAAQCTDRRVNEVTRTLFQKYRTPEDYLRAPAGELEEAIRPTGFFRNKAKAIRACCKKLVEEFGGQVPTDLEVLASFPGVGRKTASIVLGNAAGQQTIAVDTHVKRVARRLGFTNSNNPLRIEEDLRALIPQDRWTRATNTLVFHGRYTCKARNPACRDCPVAHLCAWPDKRDGGSTSEGGSQ, from the coding sequence ATGCCGGCTCGTAGGAGGGAGGAGCCGAGGTTTTCCGAAGAAGAGAAAAAGCGCGCGCTGGAAATCCTGGCGAGGTTGGAAGACAAGTACCCCGATGCGCGGGTGGAGCTTGAATACGCGAGCCCTTTCGAGCTTCTCGTAGCGACCATTCTGGCGGCGCAATGCACCGATCGTCGCGTCAATGAGGTGACGCGCACTCTCTTCCAGAAGTACCGGACGCCGGAGGACTACCTTCGCGCCCCGGCGGGGGAACTGGAAGAGGCGATCCGACCCACAGGGTTTTTCCGCAACAAGGCGAAGGCGATTCGCGCCTGCTGCAAGAAGTTGGTGGAGGAATTCGGGGGCCAGGTGCCGACGGACCTGGAGGTCCTGGCGTCCTTTCCGGGGGTCGGCCGGAAGACCGCAAGCATTGTACTGGGCAACGCCGCAGGGCAACAGACCATTGCGGTGGATACGCATGTGAAGAGGGTGGCCAGGCGCTTGGGTTTCACCAACTCCAACAATCCGCTCAGGATTGAGGAAGACCTGCGCGCCTTGATCCCCCAGGATCGCTGGACTCGTGCCACCAACACCCTCGTCTTTCACGGACGCTACACGTGCAAGGCTCGTAACCCTGCGTGCCGGGACTGCCCCGTCGCACACCTCTGCGCCTGGCCGGACAAAAGGGATGGGGGGAGTACGTCGGAGGGAGGGTCTCAATGA
- a CDS encoding response regulator: MKRILVVDDEEDILELLSELLRRWGFDPHTARNGVEALEKFRRQGSDLVVTDLKMPEMDGLELLRKIREEDARVPVLVLTGFPTVDTAIQAMQEGAYDYLIKPVNPEELQFRIRKALAHSEQMRSLGILKGLNWALLVSIPIWLLLGILLAGALR, from the coding sequence ATGAAGCGGATTCTGGTTGTGGACGATGAGGAGGACATCCTGGAACTCTTGTCGGAATTACTTCGCCGCTGGGGGTTCGATCCCCACACGGCGCGCAACGGAGTTGAAGCGCTCGAGAAGTTCAGGCGTCAGGGCTCGGACCTGGTGGTCACCGACCTGAAGATGCCCGAAATGGACGGTCTGGAGCTGCTGCGAAAGATCCGGGAGGAGGACGCTCGCGTGCCAGTCTTGGTGTTGACCGGGTTTCCCACCGTCGACACCGCCATTCAGGCGATGCAGGAGGGTGCCTACGACTACCTGATCAAGCCGGTTAACCCGGAGGAATTGCAGTTCCGCATCCGCAAGGCCCTTGCCCACAGCGAGCAGATGCGGTCCCTGGGCATCCTGAAGGGCCTCAACTGGGCCCTCCTTGTCTCGATCCCGATTTGGCTTCTCTTGGGGATCCTCCTGGCCGGAGCTCTCCGCTGA
- a CDS encoding TPM domain-containing protein — translation MIPRDGDRGSGAERRRAIGRLLPRAALSATIWTLVGAIALLAQDFPRPVGYVNDFAQVISDEWENKITAICSELERKTSAEIAVVTMPTVGENDYREYANRLFEAWGIGKKGKDNGVLIFNAVQERKVWIEVGYGLEPVINDARAGDIFREVMRPLLREGRYGEAFYNGVLSIAEIIAKAEGVELEPHEKVGGGAGSPPQNVVPFLETLAVLMILVFLGLGLGSRRRRLVAGPWWWGWGSGGGFGGGFGGGGFGGGFGGFGGGASGGGGAGGGY, via the coding sequence ATGATCCCCCGGGACGGTGATCGCGGTTCCGGAGCAGAAAGAAGGCGCGCGATCGGCCGGTTGCTGCCACGGGCCGCCCTGTCGGCCACGATATGGACGCTTGTCGGCGCTATTGCACTCCTCGCCCAAGACTTTCCCCGCCCTGTCGGCTACGTCAACGACTTCGCCCAGGTCATCTCGGACGAGTGGGAGAACAAAATTACGGCGATCTGCTCCGAGTTGGAGCGCAAGACCAGTGCCGAAATCGCCGTCGTGACGATGCCCACGGTGGGCGAGAACGACTATCGGGAGTACGCGAACCGTCTGTTCGAGGCGTGGGGGATCGGCAAGAAGGGGAAGGACAATGGCGTCCTTATCTTCAATGCGGTCCAGGAACGGAAGGTCTGGATCGAGGTAGGTTACGGGCTTGAGCCCGTGATCAACGACGCCCGCGCCGGGGACATCTTCCGCGAGGTGATGCGTCCCCTGCTTCGGGAAGGGAGATACGGCGAAGCTTTCTACAACGGCGTTCTCTCGATCGCCGAGATCATTGCAAAGGCAGAGGGGGTCGAGCTGGAACCGCACGAGAAGGTCGGAGGCGGGGCGGGCTCGCCGCCTCAGAACGTCGTGCCGTTTCTCGAAACCCTTGCCGTATTGATGATTCTGGTGTTCCTGGGTCTTGGCCTGGGTTCCCGGAGGAGGCGGCTCGTAGCCGGCCCCTGGTGGTGGGGATGGGGGTCCGGAGGAGGTTTCGGGGGCGGCTTCGGGGGCGGTGGCTTCGGCGGCGGGTTTGGTGGCTTTGGAGGGGGTGCCAGCGGCGGTGGCGGTGCCGGTGGAGGATACTAG
- a CDS encoding nucleotidyltransferase domain-containing protein produces MAGAPRSPEQVVGPFVEQMQGVFGPDLLSIALYGSAARGEYRPGRSDINFFVILSSEPDERLGPLLSFLPRWRKWKVRIPRIVSWDYVQGSLDSFPVEFLSLKLFHRTVYGQDLLGDLSIDKGHLRLQCERELKGKLLHLREGYLLAQRDRSRMERLVAVSLPAFATVFEALLYLKGEQPPSRRRELFERVAESFGLSGQVFSRLLDVRGGHLRLGKEELSNLCREYLGQIRAICQAVDRMD; encoded by the coding sequence ATGGCAGGAGCGCCGAGGAGTCCCGAGCAGGTCGTAGGCCCCTTTGTGGAGCAAATGCAAGGGGTCTTTGGCCCGGATCTTCTTTCGATCGCTCTGTACGGAAGCGCGGCGCGCGGGGAGTATCGTCCGGGGCGGTCGGACATCAATTTCTTTGTTATCCTATCCTCGGAGCCGGACGAGCGCCTCGGGCCACTTCTTTCGTTCCTCCCGCGCTGGCGGAAGTGGAAGGTGCGGATACCCCGTATCGTCAGCTGGGACTACGTTCAGGGCAGTCTCGACTCTTTCCCCGTAGAATTCCTGAGCCTCAAGCTGTTTCACCGGACGGTCTACGGCCAGGACCTGCTGGGTGATCTTTCGATCGACAAGGGACATCTCCGCCTCCAGTGCGAGCGGGAATTGAAGGGTAAACTACTGCACCTGCGCGAAGGGTATCTGCTTGCTCAGCGTGACCGTAGCCGAATGGAGAGGCTGGTGGCTGTTTCCCTACCTGCTTTCGCCACCGTGTTCGAGGCTCTGCTCTATCTGAAGGGGGAACAGCCCCCCAGCCGGAGGCGGGAACTCTTCGAACGCGTTGCGGAATCTTTCGGCCTGAGTGGGCAGGTGTTCAGCCGACTGCTTGACGTCCGGGGTGGACATCTCCGACTCGGGAAAGAAGAATTAAGCAATCTGTGCCGGGAGTACCTGGGGCAAATCCGGGCTATCTGCCAAGCGGTGGACCGAATGGATTAG
- a CDS encoding LemA family protein, which yields MGKGAKAFVAVLIGLLVVLVLFLVSVKNTYNRLVALDEQVKTQWAQVQTVLQRRMDLIPNLVETVKGYATFERQTLEAVIQARANATRPELNVSGLVDNPEALNQYMQAQNALSQALGRLLVVVERYPELRANENFIRLQDELAGTENRIAVERRRYNDAVREYNQTIRRFPTVLFAGLLGFQPRPYFEAPAEAQQAPRVDFGTRQ from the coding sequence ATGGGCAAAGGGGCGAAGGCGTTCGTGGCCGTTCTCATCGGCCTGCTTGTTGTGCTGGTGCTCTTCCTCGTGTCCGTGAAGAACACCTACAATCGCCTGGTCGCGCTGGACGAGCAGGTGAAAACGCAATGGGCGCAGGTGCAGACCGTACTCCAGCGCCGAATGGATCTGATCCCGAACCTGGTCGAGACCGTCAAAGGGTACGCGACGTTTGAGCGGCAGACGCTGGAGGCGGTGATTCAGGCGCGGGCGAATGCGACACGACCGGAGCTCAACGTTTCCGGACTGGTCGACAATCCCGAGGCGCTAAATCAGTACATGCAGGCGCAGAATGCCCTGAGCCAGGCCCTTGGACGGCTTCTGGTGGTGGTGGAGCGCTATCCCGAGCTCCGGGCGAACGAGAATTTCATTCGCTTGCAGGACGAGCTGGCGGGCACAGAGAACCGGATCGCTGTGGAGAGGCGCCGTTACAACGACGCCGTGCGCGAGTACAACCAGACGATCCGCCGCTTTCCCACGGTCCTCTTTGCCGGCCTATTGGGCTTTCAGCCCCGGCCCTACTTTGAAGCGCCCGCCGAAGCCCAGCAAGCCCCTCGTGTGGATTTTGGGACCCGGCAGTGA
- a CDS encoding carbon starvation protein A, with amino-acid sequence MSGTLLALVALAAFALAYRYYGGMLARRFRLSNSEPTPAHTLYDGVDYVPAKAPVLLGHHFASIAGAGPILGPVIAAAFGWVPVYLWIVLGAIFIGAVHDFGSLVASIRHRGKSIGEIVEIQVGRLGKSLFLIFCWFTLVLVVAVFTRIVATTFVQQPNVATSSLLFIALAILFGLAVYRARMPLWIATAVGVFLLGVSIWLGGVAPLHLSYAVWVVILLIYVLLASVTPVWILLQPRDYLNSYILYALVAGGVAGLFFAAPRVGMPAFTGFRAEIGTLFPILFVTVACGAISGFHSLVASGTSAKQLDRERDALLVGYGAMLIEGVVAVLSILGAASLASDRFAELYRQGAFATIFSESVGGFIARIPVLRIPVTAAAAFAGLAVSAFVLTSLDTATRLARFAFQEFFERGEAARFALLRDRFVGSAVTVAAAWVFLRSGTAHALWPLFGSANQMLAALALLAVTLWLRSLGLRYGVTLAPMVFMFAVTLTALGLLVAVNVKRGEYVLSTAGSVLFLVAALIAVEAVQSLRRTPARGAANP; translated from the coding sequence ATGTCCGGAACGCTCCTGGCCCTGGTAGCTCTGGCGGCCTTTGCCCTGGCCTATCGCTACTACGGGGGTATGCTTGCGCGACGTTTCCGTCTTTCCAACAGTGAGCCTACGCCTGCCCATACGCTGTACGATGGGGTCGACTACGTCCCCGCCAAGGCGCCGGTCCTCCTCGGACACCATTTTGCCAGCATTGCGGGAGCAGGGCCCATTCTCGGTCCGGTGATCGCCGCGGCCTTCGGCTGGGTCCCCGTTTACCTGTGGATCGTCTTGGGGGCGATCTTCATTGGGGCCGTCCACGATTTCGGCTCGCTGGTCGCCTCGATTCGCCACCGGGGCAAGAGCATCGGCGAGATCGTGGAAATCCAAGTGGGACGATTGGGCAAGTCCTTGTTCCTCATCTTCTGCTGGTTCACCTTGGTGCTCGTGGTGGCGGTGTTCACGCGTATCGTGGCGACCACATTCGTGCAGCAGCCCAATGTGGCGACCTCGTCCCTGTTGTTCATCGCGCTGGCCATTCTGTTTGGGCTGGCCGTGTACCGGGCGCGCATGCCTCTTTGGATTGCCACGGCGGTGGGGGTCTTCCTCCTTGGCGTATCCATTTGGCTCGGCGGCGTTGCGCCTTTGCATCTCTCGTATGCCGTGTGGGTAGTAATCCTCCTCATTTACGTGCTTCTTGCTTCGGTCACCCCCGTGTGGATTCTCCTCCAGCCCCGCGACTATCTGAATTCCTACATCCTGTATGCCCTGGTAGCCGGGGGCGTTGCGGGACTGTTCTTCGCAGCTCCAAGAGTGGGAATGCCGGCCTTTACCGGGTTTCGGGCTGAGATCGGCACCCTGTTCCCTATCCTATTTGTCACCGTAGCCTGCGGTGCCATCTCCGGATTTCATTCCTTGGTTGCTTCCGGGACCTCGGCCAAGCAGCTGGACCGGGAGCGCGATGCCCTTCTTGTGGGCTACGGGGCCATGCTGATCGAGGGGGTGGTAGCTGTGCTGTCCATTCTCGGGGCTGCCAGCCTGGCCTCGGACCGATTCGCGGAACTGTACCGTCAGGGGGCCTTCGCTACCATCTTCTCGGAGAGCGTAGGCGGGTTCATCGCACGGATCCCGGTTCTTCGGATCCCGGTGACAGCAGCGGCCGCGTTCGCGGGCTTGGCGGTCTCGGCCTTCGTCCTAACCTCTCTGGACACCGCCACGCGTCTGGCGCGATTCGCTTTCCAGGAGTTCTTCGAGCGGGGTGAGGCGGCCAGATTTGCACTTCTTCGGGATCGCTTCGTGGGGTCGGCGGTGACGGTCGCGGCGGCCTGGGTTTTTCTCCGCAGTGGGACCGCCCACGCGCTCTGGCCCCTCTTCGGCTCCGCCAATCAGATGTTGGCCGCACTGGCCCTGCTGGCGGTGACTCTTTGGCTACGGAGTCTGGGACTCCGCTACGGGGTTACCTTGGCTCCCATGGTCTTCATGTTCGCCGTCACCTTGACGGCACTGGGGCTGCTCGTGGCGGTCAATGTGAAGAGGGGGGAGTACGTCCTGTCGACCGCAGGGTCCGTCTTGTTCCTGGTGGCGGCGCTGATCGCGGTAGAGGCCGTGCAGTCATTGCGAAGGACACCGGCCCGGGGTGCTGCGAACCCATAG
- a CDS encoding SLC13 family permease codes for MFDAEEERLLHKGMAKRLCLLAGGVAVFVLILAIPPLQGLSPEGRATLATASLMAWWWVTEVVPIAATSLVPLLLFPLFGVMPLKRVGASYGDPNIFLFMGGFFMAVAMERWGLHRRVALHIVRVVGTSPRRVLLGFMCATAFLSMWISNTATAMLMLPIAMAVIRHVEEFVRQGALEDDAGFKTAMMLGIAYAASIGGIGTLIGTPPNIILVASFRKLFPEAAEVGFAQWLSIGLPLVVLFIPIAWIYLTYVGCKVRLREIPGGRELIEEQLRSLGRMRREEASVLIVFALMAIGWIWRADLHLGSLVIPGWTTLVGLGERVHDATVALGAALLLFLLPGEGSKPLLDWETAGRIPWGILLLFGGGIALADGFAETGLARWIGEHLTRLGDLPGPVMVIVTAALLVVLTEFTSNTAIATIFMPILAATAVAIGENPLLLMIAGTVAVSLAFMLPVATPPNAIVFGSGYVRVSQMLRIGVVLDILGIALVVLLIYSVGIHVFQITPGVLPAWAR; via the coding sequence GTGTTCGACGCCGAGGAGGAGCGCTTGCTACACAAGGGGATGGCGAAACGGCTCTGCCTTCTCGCAGGAGGCGTCGCTGTCTTTGTGTTGATCCTGGCTATCCCGCCGTTGCAAGGGCTGTCGCCCGAAGGACGGGCGACGTTAGCCACCGCCTCACTCATGGCCTGGTGGTGGGTCACGGAGGTGGTGCCCATTGCTGCCACCTCCCTGGTTCCCCTGCTTCTTTTCCCCCTCTTTGGGGTGATGCCTCTGAAACGAGTGGGGGCGTCTTATGGGGACCCGAACATCTTCCTCTTTATGGGGGGGTTCTTCATGGCCGTCGCCATGGAGCGGTGGGGTCTGCACCGCCGTGTGGCTCTGCACATCGTGCGGGTCGTGGGGACAAGCCCTCGCCGGGTCCTCCTGGGCTTCATGTGCGCCACCGCCTTTCTCTCGATGTGGATTTCGAATACCGCCACGGCCATGTTGATGCTCCCCATCGCTATGGCTGTGATTCGCCACGTCGAGGAGTTTGTGCGCCAGGGTGCCCTGGAGGACGACGCCGGTTTCAAGACGGCCATGATGTTAGGGATTGCCTACGCTGCCAGCATCGGAGGCATTGGCACCCTTATCGGAACCCCACCAAATATCATCCTTGTGGCATCTTTTCGGAAGCTGTTCCCCGAAGCAGCCGAGGTGGGATTTGCGCAGTGGCTGAGCATCGGCTTACCTCTCGTCGTGCTCTTCATCCCCATCGCCTGGATTTATCTCACCTACGTGGGATGCAAGGTACGGCTACGGGAGATTCCCGGCGGGCGGGAGCTGATTGAAGAGCAGCTGCGATCCCTCGGTCGAATGCGGCGTGAGGAGGCCAGCGTCCTCATCGTGTTCGCTCTCATGGCCATCGGTTGGATTTGGAGGGCGGACCTCCACCTGGGCTCCCTTGTCATCCCGGGCTGGACGACCCTCGTGGGGCTTGGTGAGAGGGTCCACGATGCGACGGTCGCCCTGGGAGCAGCTCTGCTGCTTTTCCTTTTGCCGGGGGAAGGGAGCAAACCTTTACTCGATTGGGAAACGGCTGGGAGAATCCCTTGGGGCATTCTCCTGCTTTTCGGAGGCGGTATTGCGCTTGCCGACGGCTTCGCCGAGACGGGCCTGGCTCGCTGGATCGGCGAGCACCTGACGCGGCTCGGAGATCTGCCGGGGCCAGTGATGGTCATTGTCACCGCAGCGCTCCTGGTCGTTCTCACCGAGTTCACGTCAAACACCGCCATCGCCACCATCTTCATGCCCATCTTGGCGGCCACGGCCGTGGCCATCGGAGAGAATCCTCTGCTCCTGATGATTGCCGGCACGGTGGCGGTCAGCCTGGCCTTTATGCTCCCCGTAGCTACCCCCCCCAACGCCATCGTCTTCGGCTCAGGCTACGTCCGTGTCAGTCAGATGCTCCGGATCGGGGTGGTACTCGACATCCTGGGTATCGCCCTTGTCGTGCTCTTGATCTATTCGGTAGGTATCCACGTTTTTCAGATCACCCCGGGTGTCCTCCCAGCGTGGGCCAGGTGA
- a CDS encoding tagaturonate epimerase family protein has protein sequence MATTRYLGRIHHPAIGVRIPEIFLEGILNACVKRNTATGLMLSFGRETAPQAVIDAPPGQYEITLGHTGTSIRQYQTMCAEAAADKGVVVEIEADHLIIIGSATRAVQRIAGVHLDTHISEAELEKSLAYNRMAIEEAVSTGRVNFFTTDTSDLFRPGVDHLGEADLTALFEKAFPAAERAALMDRYLGQTFSFATVDGVPFEISFDRQDVMRLATKYERSITINARLYREIADLLGRPFGFEISLDETPEETQEKDFLWYLLEWKRRGLPCDYVAPNIGFHKRADYEGDREALRRKVARLHAMALGVSGTLLSFHSGSGSTPYSGKGPGTYEALLAATGSRLKYKISGVYYELLMELMASQPAGTHPRQLYETIFTDVRDYVREVLRQNLPLASDLLRQQMEQYEREVAAGRDPFDPRHDFFRFYSYLALALRDDQNRRKHRIALVELMEKDREFAQRFHEECEALTLRLIDGLHFENNLEEG, from the coding sequence ATGGCAACCACACGTTACCTCGGCAGGATCCACCATCCCGCAATTGGGGTGCGAATCCCGGAGATCTTCCTCGAAGGCATTCTGAATGCCTGTGTGAAGCGGAATACGGCTACCGGGCTGATGCTGTCCTTCGGACGTGAGACCGCTCCCCAGGCGGTCATCGATGCGCCCCCTGGGCAGTACGAGATCACCCTCGGCCACACCGGTACGTCCATCCGTCAGTACCAGACCATGTGCGCCGAGGCGGCAGCGGACAAGGGCGTGGTCGTCGAGATTGAGGCCGACCACCTGATCATCATCGGTTCGGCGACCCGCGCCGTCCAGCGAATCGCCGGGGTCCACCTGGATACCCACATCAGCGAGGCGGAGCTGGAAAAGTCCCTGGCCTACAACCGCATGGCCATCGAGGAGGCGGTGTCCACGGGGCGGGTGAACTTCTTCACCACGGACACGAGTGATCTCTTCCGGCCAGGCGTAGATCATCTCGGCGAAGCAGACCTCACGGCTCTTTTCGAGAAGGCATTTCCCGCGGCGGAAAGAGCCGCTTTGATGGACCGCTACCTCGGTCAGACCTTCTCCTTTGCCACGGTCGATGGTGTTCCGTTTGAGATTTCCTTCGATCGGCAGGACGTCATGCGCCTTGCCACGAAATATGAAAGGAGCATCACCATCAACGCCCGCCTCTACCGGGAGATCGCCGATCTCTTGGGCCGCCCCTTCGGGTTCGAAATCTCGCTGGACGAAACCCCTGAAGAGACGCAGGAGAAAGATTTTCTCTGGTACCTCTTGGAGTGGAAACGACGCGGGCTGCCCTGTGATTACGTGGCCCCGAACATCGGCTTCCACAAACGGGCCGACTACGAAGGAGACCGGGAAGCCCTGCGGCGGAAAGTGGCGCGTCTGCACGCGATGGCCCTTGGAGTGAGCGGTACCCTGCTATCGTTCCATTCGGGGAGCGGCAGTACACCCTATTCCGGGAAAGGCCCCGGCACCTACGAGGCCCTCTTGGCCGCCACGGGTAGCCGCCTCAAGTACAAGATCTCCGGCGTCTACTACGAGCTGCTGATGGAACTGATGGCCTCGCAGCCTGCCGGGACGCACCCGCGCCAGCTTTACGAGACCATCTTCACCGACGTGCGTGACTACGTAAGAGAAGTTCTTCGGCAGAATCTCCCCCTGGCTTCGGATCTCCTCCGGCAGCAGATGGAGCAGTACGAGCGGGAGGTTGCCGCCGGTCGGGATCCCTTCGATCCGCGGCACGATTTCTTCCGCTTCTACAGCTACCTGGCCCTCGCCCTCCGCGATGACCAGAACCGTAGGAAGCACCGGATCGCCCTGGTTGAATTGATGGAAAAGGACCGCGAATTCGCCCAACGCTTCCACGAAGAATGCGAAGCCCTTACCTTGCGCCTCATCGATGGCCTTCACTTCGAGAACAATTTGGAGGAAGGGTAG